TCTCCAAAATTGAAGAGACGCTCATCGTTGGCGACGAACGCCTGGAGCTGGGCACGAACCAGTATCCCGGCGCAGCGCATCCGCAGGGGTACCGTTTCCTTAAGCGTTTTCGGCTCGATCCATTTCCGGTATTCACCTACCGGGCCGGCGGAGTTGAGCTGGAAAAGTCCGTGTTCATGGCACAGGGTGAGAACACGGTCGTTGTCGAATACAGGCTGCTCTCGAAACCAAAACGCAAGGTGGATGTCTCCCTCGAGCTGCGCCCCCTGATTGCCTTTCGGGATTACCACAGCCTCACGCATGAAAACGCGGCGCTCAATCGTGACGTGCGCGAGGACGCCGCGGGCATGTGCAGCGTTGAGCCGTACAACGGTCTTCCGCGGCTCTACTTCGGACACGATGCCGACGCGCTCACGCGCAGTGGCGACTGGTATCGCAATTTTCAGTATGCGATCGAGCGCGAACGCGGTCTCGATTGTGCGGAAGACTTGTTCCAGCCCTTCGTCCTCACCTACAACCTGGGCTCACGCAAGTCGGTGGTGGTGATTGCTTCCACGGAGCCGCGCGCCGCCTCGACGTCAACACAGCTGCGCAAGAAGGAGACCGCCCGCCGCCGGGCGCTCAGCGCATCTTCGCCGGTGAAGGACGAACTCGTCGAACAGCTCCTTATCGCCGCCGATCAGTACATTGTGGCGCGGGGCGAGCACAGGAGCATCATCGCGGGGTATCCGTGGTTCGCGGACTGGGGACGCGACACGATGATTTCGCTGCCCGGCATCGCGCTGGCGACCGGGCGGTTCGATGTTGCACGAGACATCCTGCTGGAATTTGCGCGGCACGTGGACCAGGGAATGCTGCCCAACCGTTTTCCCGATGCCGGCGAAGCGCCCGAGTACAACACGGTGGACGCCACCCTCTGGTTTATTGAAGCTGCGCGCGCTTACGTCGCGTACACCGGCGATGCCGAGTTTGTCCGCAAGAACTTGTACGAGGTGTTCAGCGACATCATTGCCTGGCACGTGCGCGGCACCCGCTACGGCATCAAGGTGGACCCAAGCGGACTGCTCGCGGCCGGAGAACCCGGCGTGCAGCTCACGTGGATGGACGCGAAAGTCGGCGACTGGGTAGTTACGCCTAGGTACGGGAAGCCGGTCGAGATTCAAGCGCTTTGGTATAACGCGCTGCGCACGCTGGAAGAGTTCGCCGCGCGCTTCGGCGACCAAGCCGGCCAGCGCCGCTATGCCAACATGGCCACGGTTGCGCAGTGGAGCTTCAACCGCCTTTTCTGGAATGAAAAGAAGAACTGCCTCTACGATGTTGTGAACGGCGGCCCGCCGGATGCCTCGGTTCGTCCCAATCAGATATTCGCCGTGAGCCTGCATCATACGATGCTTCAACCCGACCGTGCTCGACGGGTCGTGGAGGTGGTCGAACGCGACCTGCTGACGCCGCTCGGCCTGCGGTCACTCTCGCCGGAAGATCCAAAGTACATCGGTCGCTACGAGGGCGACGCCCGTGCGCGTGACGGCGCCTATCACCAGGGCACGGTGTGGCCGTGGCTTATGGGGCCGTTCGTCAGTGCCTATGTCAAGGCGCATGGACGCAGCGCCGCGGCAGTCGCCCGCGCCGGCGACCTGTTGCAGCCGTTCCGTGAGCACCTGCGTGCCGCCGGTCTGGGCCAGGTGTCGGAAATTGCCGACGCCGATCCACCGCACACGCCACGTGGATGCTTTGCGCAGGCATGGAGCGTTGCCGAGCTGCTGCGCGCGGCCGTGGAAGACGTGTACGCAAAAACGACATCACCAGCGAAGGCTGCCGCATCCACCGCCACCGCCAGCCCGGCGCCAGCGAGCGCCGCGCGACGCTGAACAGGAACCCTGAACGTCAAGCGAGAAAGGAGGACCGCGATGAAGGTTGTCGAGACAGTAGAAATCGCTCCCACTTGTCACTAAGACGAAAAGCAGCGGTTAAGCCAGAGCCCGGTGATCCCAGCCGGGCTTTTTCTGTCTGGCGCTGTTGCCGCGCCTTTGACCAGTCCAGACACGTTTGGTAGCATCATTTCGCGGGGTGGAGCAGCCTGGTAGCTCGTTGGGCTCATAACCCAAAGGTCGGTGGTTCAAATCCACCCCCCGCAACCAACGTCTTCGTACACTTGCCGCTGATTGCGGTCCTCCCGCGAGGGAGGATAAGGGAGCATTAAGAGGCGGGGCCTTCCGCAAGGCTCCGTTTTCTGCTTTTGTGGGTAAAACCGGCCTCAAGGCCATGCGAACTACCTTGCTGTTGTTTCAAATCGATAAACCCGATACGATCCCGTCAACCTAGTGAGGTTGCAGGGCATCGGCGGGCGGCTCCGCCGGAGGTTCGCAGTATCCATATAATTCATGAGAAAGGAGTTTTTGAAAACAGTGAGGAGGATACTTTGTCTCGGAGGAGTCACGCTGGCAATGGCGCTTGTTGCGGCGGCTCAGGATGCTCCGAAAGCCGAGGTTTTCGGCGGCTATTCGTTCAGCCACTTCAAGTTCAGTCAGCCCGTCAATCAGGGTGGCGATTTCACCTTCAATGCAAACGGAGGAGTGGGAGAAGCGGCTTTCTATCCGACGAAACACTTCGGCCTGGTGGGTGAGTTCGGGGGCCACAAGATTTCCACCATAAAATTCGAAAACGGTGAGGCCTCGGTGAGCGGAACCGCGATCACGTATCTGTTCGGGCCGCGCGTTCGCTACGTGGCCAAGGGGGTCACTCCTTTCGCGCAGATCCTGTTCGGCGGCACGCACGTCGGGGATATCACCAGCAAGGACGTCAACCTTTGCGGCGGCCCGGGCGGTTGCACGGTCAACAACGACTCGTCCCACAACGCTTTCACGATGACGGCCGAGGGCGGCATCGATATCAACGTCGGCAAGCACTTTGCCTTTCGCAGCCAAGGCGGATACATGCTGACGCGCTTCGAGCAAGACCAAAAGAAGAGAAAGAATCAGAACGACGCTCGCTTCCTGGTCGGAATCGTCCTGCACTAGAGCATCAGACGCCTGAGGGGTCCTGACGAAAGGACCCCTTTGGGCGCCGCTTAGTTCACCAAAGGCCCGGCGACCAGCGTCAATCGAACGAATTCAGGGCTCTGATTCACCCTCCAACTCCCATTCCTTGGATCCCAAACCCAAAGGTCAAAATCGACTCCCATTCAACTCCCAATACCCGTTTCTGAGGGTTCCTCAGGGCTCTTTCGAGTGCCACTCGTGCCTTGTTATGAACCACATAGCCAATGCCCGTCACGCTCAGAACCCAAAGGTCGGTGGTTCAAATCCACGCCCGCAACCATTTTGAAGCCGTTCCCGCAAGGGGAACGGCTTTCTTATTGGTCGGGCCGCCGAACCTCGTCGGTCGTGTGGCGACGTGCAGCACCGATTGCGTTTCGGGGGAGTTGATGCCCTGGTTGCGTGACCGTAACACTCGTCACGTGCTCTGGTATGCTCACGTCAAGGTGCTCAGGAGAATAATTTTCTTTGCTGGGATCGCGGCCGCGGCCAGCGGTTTCGTGTCGCCTCCGATTGCGCTGGCGCTGGGCCTGGTATTTGGGCTGACGATTCAACATCCTCTTGCGCGGCAGGCGCGCGTCGGGTCGCGCTGGCTGTTGCAGGCGTCGGTGGTGGCGCTGGGCTTTGGGATGGACCTGCACGAGGTGATCCAGGCCGGTCGCTCGGGTTTTTTCTACACCGCGCTGACGATTACGGCGTCGCTGCTGCTGGGCATGGGACTGGGCCGCCTCGCGGGCGTGGGCGGCACCGCGTCGTTCCTGATCTCGACCGGCACGGCAATTTGCGGCGGCAGTGCGATCGCCGCGGTGGGGCCGATCGCCAACGCCACCGACGAAGAGATGGCGGTCTCGCTGGGCACGGTGTTCGTGCTGAACTCCGTGGCCCTGCTGTCGTTCCCGGCGATCGGGTGGGCGCTGCACTTGAGCCAGCCGCAGTTTGGTCTGTGGTCGGCGCTGGCGATTCATGACACCAGTTCGGTGGTTGGTGCGGCTGCGCGCTATGGGGCGGTTGCGCTGGCGGTGGGAACCACGGTGAAGCTGGCGCGGGCTTTGTGGATTGTGCCGCTGGCGCTGGCGACGGCTGCGGTGAAGAAGAGCCACACGAGAATTCAGTGGCCCTGGTTCATCCTGCTGTTTTGCCTGGCGGCAGTGGTCAATACGTATGTGCCGCGGTTCGCGCCGGCCTATGCGGTGTTGAATCACGCGGGACGCATCGGGTTGACGGTGACGCTGTTCCTGATCGGCAGCGGACTCTCGCGGCAAACGCTACGCGAGGTCGGCGTACGACCGCTGGCACAGGGCGTTGCGCTGTGGGCGGTGGTTGCCGTCGGGTCGCTGCTGCTGATTCGCGCCGGCTGGATCGCGCTCTAACGCGGCGGCTGCCGTGACTTCTTACCGCGATGTGGGAAGTCCGCGAGCAGCGCATCCTGTCAAACCGCATTTCCTGCTAACATGCGCGCACTCGCATGCCGCCAACGCCACTTCGTCGCAAAATCCCTGCTTGCCGGGAAGTTGCCGGATGAGGCCGCTCATCGCTCGAGTCCTGGGAGTTGTTTTCTACTGCGGTCTGGCGCTGTGCAGCGCGGCCGCAGCGCGGAAGCCGCTGGAGATTTACTTCGTTGACGTGGAGGGTGGACAGGCCACGCTCATCGTGGCACCCTCGGGCGAGTCACTGCTGATCGACACCGGATGGCCGGGCTTCAACGGACGTGACGCCGACCGCATCGTATCGGTGGCGAACTCGGCCGGACTGAAGCAGATTGACTACGTGCTCATCACCCACTACCACCGCGACCACGTGGGCGGAGCGCCGCAACTGGCCGAGCGCATCAGGGTGGGAACGTTTCTCGACCACGGTCCCAACCGCGAGGACCAGGGCGAGACGCCGGCACGGTTTGCGGATTACGAGAAGCTGCTGACTGGCGCAAATCGCCGGGTGATGAAGCCGGGCGACAAGCTGAAACTGAAAGACGCCACGCTAACCGTGCTCACCGCAGACGGCGAACACATCGGAAAGGCGCTGCACGGCGCCGGGCAGCCAAATCCACTGTGCGCTTTTGAAAAAGACTGGCCGGTGGATTCGACCGAGAACGCGCGTTCGCTGGGCACGCTGCTCACGTACGGCAAGTTTCGCTTCATCGATCTGGGCGACCTGACGAAGAAGAAGGAAGTCGAGCTGGCGTGCCCGGACAATCTGGTCGGGACGGTGGACGTTTACCTGACCACGCATCATGGGCTCGACCAGTCGAATGCGCGAGCGCTGGTGCACGCGCTGCGGCCGCGGGTGGCCATCATGAACAATGGCGCGCGAAAAGGCGGGATTCCCGAGGCGTGGCAAACGGTGCATGACTCGCCCGGCCTGGAAGATATGTGGCAGCTGCACTACGCGGTGCAGTCGGATGCCGCTCACAATGTTGCGGCGGATCACATCGCCAATTCGGAGGAGAGTTGCCAGGGCGCGTATCTGAAGCTCTCAGCGCAGCCGGACGGCAGCTTCACCGTGTTCAACCCGCGTAATCAGGCCTCGAAGACATATGCCGCCCGGTGAAGCTCCGCGTTGCGCTGTGTATGTGGACATGGGCGCCGCCAACACGCGCGCGTGGCTGCTCGAGGGCGAGAGGGTGCTGGCGCGGGCAGCGCGTCCGGTTGGGGTTCGCGACTCGGCACGAGCGGGCTCGCCGGAAGCCCTACGACAGGGCCTGCGGGAGCTGATTGCGGAGCTGCGTGGCTCGGCAGTGGACAATGAGCCGCAGGTCGTGGCCGCTGCCGGCATGATCACGTCGCCGCAGGGGCTTTGCGAAGTTCCGCATGTGCCATCTCCAGCGGGCGTGGAGGAACTGGCGGCTGCGGCGCGCTGGACTGAACTCAAGGACGTGACCGAGCTGCCTGCTCTGCTGGCAACCGGCATTCGCAGCGGTCCGCCGCGCATGGCCGCCATGCGGATCGGCACGGCGGATGTGATGCGCGGCGAAGAAACGCTGTGCGTGGGCCTGGCGGCGCTTGGCCTCGTCAAGTCGCCGGGGGTCGTGCTCAGCCTGGGCTCGCACTGGAAGGCGATCCAGATCAACGCCGGCGGACAGATTGAAGGCAGCGTTACTTCGCTTGCCGGGGAACTGCTGCACACCGCGCAGACGCATACGGTCCTGGCAAGTTCATTACCCCCTGAGCGCCCGGCCACACTCGCGGTGCCGTGGCTCGACGCGGGAATGCGCGAGCAGCGGCGTTCGGGCCATGCGCGGGTGTTGTTCGGCGTGCGGCTGCTCGATCTGGCCGGGCAGGGAACGCCGGACGAGCGTTACGCATACGCGGCGGGCGCGTTTATCGCGTCGGAGATGGATGCGCTGATGTCGCTGGGCGTGCTGGCGAAAAACGTCCCGGTTGCGATTGTTGGTTCAGATGCGATTGCGGGTGGCTGGCTGCATGCGCTCACGGCGGCCGGCGTGCCGGGCGGCATTGTCTCGCCGGCTGACTCCGAGCGCGGATTCCTGGCGGGGCTGAGCAGAATCATGTTGCGTGCGATTGAGTTGCGATCGGCTGCTAATCCTTCCAGCCCGGCCGGCGGCCATGGCGACGGATGCTCTCGCCGGCCAGTGACTTAACAAGATCGTCAGCCGCCGGAGGCGCGAAGAACGGCGATGACGGCCTCGTCGAGCGTAGTCTTGCCTTCGAGATACGGCTTCCAGTGCGTGTCGAGCGCCGCGCGGAACTGACCCATGCCGCCCTGCCAGATGCCGTTCGCGTCGGCGTACGGGGCGTGCGAGCTGCCGACGATCTCGCGCGTGACGTAACCGGCCGTATAGAAAATGAGAGCGTGCGTCAGGCCGTTGGGGATCTTGCCGATGGCCCCGGCGCCCTTGCGGAATCGATCGAGGAGCGGTCCGTCCCACTGGTGCATTGCCTCGTGAAAGAGAACCTCGAAGCCCGACGATCCGTCGTGCGCCGCGGGAAGACTCGCGACGACGATGAGCGGACCGCGCGTCGAGTAGGCGCCGGCCCAGTTCGTGTAGGCGGAGACTTGAACCGGCACGCCGCCAGGCGCCCACTGCTCGCCGTACACCACGGCGATGGAGAACCTGATGAACATGCGCATGTTTCTCAAGACGCAGCAGATCGTATCGAAGTTTGGCATATCAGCGGTGCTCGCTCGAGATGGCGGCGGTTGGTCGTTGACGGATCCAGCTTACGCGCGTTTGCGCCGGCGGTGCCTCCCAACAACCCGATGGGCATGAATCGCCCGATGCCGCGCGCGCTTGGTGCGCGACGCAGACAACCACGCGCTCCAGGTGGAACAAGCGACGATCAACAAGCAGAAGACGACGAAGCTGGCGATGACGCTGCGCTCCGGCGGCGGCTTTGTTACGGTGATCTCGAAGTAGACGATCAGCGCGCGGGCGGGCGCGCGCTGCGCGTAGCAGCAACTGGCCGGCGCCCTTCTCTACATCGAGCCGGTCGCAACAGGCTGGCTCTGGGGCCTGCGGCGCGGTATGTTCATCTGTTAACTTGGAGCGAGAAACAGCGTGAGCGAAGCCTTCATTTGCGACGCGGTGCGGACGCCCTTTGGACGGTATGGCGGGGCGCTGGCCGCAATACGCGCGGATGATCTCGCGGCGCTGCCGCTGCGGGCGCTGGTTGAGCGCAACCCGCCCGTGGACTGGGCCGCGCTCGATGACGTGATCTATGGCTGCGCCAACCAGGCAGGCGAAGATAACCGCAACGTGGCGCGGATGGCCTTGCTGCTGGCGGGCATTCCGCCTGTGGCGCCGGGCAGCACGGTGAACCGGCTGTGCGGCTCGAGCCTGGACGCGCTGGCCATCGCGGCGCGCGCCATCAAGGCGGGTGAAGCTGATCTGATCGTCGCCGGGGGCGTGGAGAGCATGAGCCGCGCGCCGTTCGTGATGGGCAAGGCGGAGAGCGCGTTCAGCCGCAATGCTCAGGTTTACGACACGACCATCGGCTGGCGCTTCGTGAATCCACTGATGAAGAGCAGGTATGGCGTGGATTCGATGCCGGAAACCGGCGAGAACGTGGCGGAGCAGTTCAGTGTTTCGCGTGCCGATCAGGACGCGTTCGCTCTGCGTTCGCAACAGCGCTGGGCGCGCGCTCATGCCAGTTGTTTCTTCAAGAACGAAGTCATCCCCGTCACGATTGCGGGCAAGGGCGGCGAGCCGAAAAGCTTCGACACGGACGAGCACCCACGTCCCGGCACGACGCTGGAAGCGCTCGCGAAACTCAAGCCGGTGGTGAAGCCCGGTGGCACGGTGACTGCCGGAAACGCGTCGGGCGTGAACGATGGCGCGGCCGCGCTGCTGGTGGCTTCCGAGGCAGCGGCCGCGCGGCATGGGCTGAGGCCGCGAGCGCGCATTATCGCCGCTGCTGCCGCGGGAATTGAACCGCGCATCATGGGCTTTGCTCCGGTGCCGGCCACGCGCAAGGTCCTGGCCAAGGCCGGCCTGAAGCTTTCGCAAATGGACGTGATCGAACTGAACGAAGCGTTTGCGGCGCAGGCGCTCGCGGTTACGCGCGATCTCGGCCTGCCCGACGACGCCGAGCATGTGAACCCGAATGGCGGTGCGATCGCGATCGGACACCCGCTGGGAGCGAGCGGCGCGCGGCTGGCGACCACGGCCGTGAATCAGCTTCACGCTTCCGCAGGGAAGTACGCGCTCTGTACCATGTGCATCGGCGTGGGCCAGGGAATCGCGGTCGTTCTGGAGCGCGTCTAAGCAGTCATCGGAAATTCGCCCAGGCGGTAGTGGGTTTTGCCATGTTCTTCCGGGCCGCGGATTTCAGCAAGGAGCGGAGATGCCAGTCACCGGATCGGCACCGGCCGTAGCGCAGTTTGGCGTGATCGGGCTGGGCGTCATGGGGCAGAACCTGGCGCTCAACATCGAAGACCACGGCATCAGCGTGGCTGTGTGGAACCTGCGGCCCGAGGCGGTTGACCACTTTCTTGCCGAGAACGCCGGCCGTCGCCTGGTGGGCAGCAAAGGCCTGAGCGAGTTCGTCCGCTCGCTGCAGCGGCCGCGTCGCATCCTCATGATGATCACCGCGGGAAACCCGGTGGACGAGATGCTCGCGCGCTTGTCCCCGCTGCTTGAGCCCGGCGACATTGTGATTGACGGCGGCAACTCCTTCTTCAAGGACACGCAGCGGCGCGAAGCCGAGATGCGCGCGCGTAACCTGAACTTTTTCGGCATGGGTGTTTCGGGAGGCGCGGAAGGCGCGCGCCATGGGCCGTCGCTGATGCCGGGCGGGGCAAAGGAAGCCTACGAGCACATGCGGCCTACGTTGGAAGCGATTGCGGCGCGCTCCGATTCCGGGCCCTGCGTCACCTGGGTTGGCCCCGACGGCGCCGGTCACTTCGTGAAGATGGTGCACAATGGCATCGAGTACGGCGACATGCAGCTTATCGCCGAGGCGTACGACATCCTGCGCAAGGCGCTGCGCCTGGGCGCGGCGGAGCTGGCGGAAATCTTCGAGACGTGGAACCGCGGCCCGCTCGAGTCGTACCTGATCGACATCACGGCGCAGATCTTCACGGTCGCCGATCCGGAAACCGGCAAGCCGCTGGTGGACGTCGTTCTCGACGCAGCCGAGCAGAAGGGAACCGGCAAGTGGACGGCGCAGGTGGCGCTCGATCTTGTCGTGCCGGTTCCGACCACCGCCGCGGCGATTGACGCGCGCGGGCTGAGCAGCCTGAAGAACGAGCGTGTGGTTGCGGCGGAAAAATATCCGCGCGATGCGGTGGCGTACAAAGGTGATAAGCGCGGGCTGATCGAAGCGGTGCACGACGCACTCTACGCCGCCAAGATCTGCTCCTACGCGCAGGGCATGGGACTGATCCGCGCCGGTTCGAACGAATACAGTTGGAACATCAGCCTGCGGGAGATGGCGCGGATCTGGAAGGCGGGCTGCATCATTCGCGCGCGGTTGCTCGACGCGATCATGAAAGGGTTCGAGCGCACGCCTGACCTTCCCAACCTGCTGCTCGACTCCGAGTTTCAGCGCGCGGTCACGGCCGCGATGCCGAAGTGGCGCCGCGCGGTATGCGTGGCCGCTGAACTGTGCATTCCGGTGCCGGCCATGTCGGCCTCGCTGGCCTACCTGGACAGCTACACCTCGGCACAGCTTCCGCAAAACCTCACCCAGGCGCAGCGCGACTTCTTCGGTGCGCATACGTATCATCGCGCCGACCGGCCCACGGCGCCGGCGGCACACACCGACTGGAGTGCGCTGGCGCGCACGCCTGGGAAAGCGGCGAAGTAGAGAAAGGACACCATGAGCGCGGTAATCGAGGCCGTCAGCCCGCAGAAGGTAGGCACTCCGCAACTGCCCAAGGGCGATTCATGCGTCCTGGTGATTTTCGGCGCGTCCGGCGACCTGGCGCGCCGCAAGCTGATTCCCGCGCTCTACGACCTGACGTGCGTGGGCTGTATGCATCCCGAGTTCGAGGTCCTCGGCACCGGTCGCACACCAATGGACACCGCCACCTTTCGGACGCGCATGCGCGAGGCGGTGTCGCAGGCGCGCGGCTCGGTGGACTTCGACGGCCAGCGCTGGCGCGATTTTGAAAAGCGATTGCACTACATCGCCGGCGACCTCGCCGACAAGCGCTTCTATGGCGAACTGCACGACAAGCTGGAAGAGATGCGCGGCAGCGGGTCGAGTCCGAATCATCTCTTTTATCTTTCGGTGCCGGCGTCAGCGGCGCCGCAAGTGGTGGAAGGACTGGGAGCGGTTGGGCTCAACCGGAACGAGCACGGCTGGTCGCGCATTGTCGTGGAGAAACCGTTCGGCCGCGACCTGCAATCGGCACAGAAGTTGAACGACATTCTGCTGGGCGTCTTCCGCGAGCGCGAGATCTACCGTATTGATCATTACCTGGGCAAGGAAACCGTCCAGAACATCCTCGTCTTCCGCTTCGGCAATACGGTTTTCGAGCCGGTGTGGAACCGCAACTATGTGGACTGGGTGGAGATCACCGCGGCGGAAACCGTGGGCGTGGAAGACCGCGCTGCGTTCTATGAGGAAACCGGCGCGCTGCGCGACATGGTGGCCAACCACCTGCTGCAACTTTTGGCGCTGACCGGGATGGAGCCGCCGATCGCGTTCGAGGCTGACGCCGTGCGCGAGCAGAAGGTGCAACTGTTCCGCTCGATCCGGCCGATGAACCTGGAGGACGTGGCGCGCTGCACCGTGCGCGGACAGTACGGCCCCGGCGTGATCAATGGCGAGCCTGTTCGGGGATATCGCCAGGAGCGCGGAGTGAATCCCAACTCGAATACCGAGACGTACGTCGCGCTGCAGTTCAACATTGACAACTGGCGCTGGGCGGGCGTGCCGTTTTTCATCCGCACGGGCAAGCGGCTGGCGCGGCAGGACACGGAAATCCGCGTCCACTTCAAACGCACGCCGCAGGCGCTGTTCGCGCGCACGCCGGCCGAGGAGATGGAGCCAAACGTCATCGCCGTCCAGATCCAGCCGGATGAAGGCATCAGCATTGCGTTTGGCGCCAAGCGCCCCGGCTCACACATGAGCACGCTGCCGGTACAGGCGCGCTTCTCATACCAGTCCATGTTCGGCGCCGCGCTGCCGACGGCTTATGAGACGCTACTGGTCGACGCGATGCGCGGTGACGCCACGCTGTTCACGCGCCGCGACGAGGTGGAATCGGAGTGGCGCATCATCACCCCCATCGAGGACGCGTGGACGCGGCTTCCGCCGCCAAAGTTCCCCAACTACCCGGCCGGCAGTGAAGGCCCGGTCGAGGCGAACAAACTGATCGCCGATGGCCGCAACTGGCGTCGGCTGGCGTGATCGGGGTTCATGAGCGAATCCAGCCCACTCACGCGCGCAACGGCATTCCAGAATAGCGTTCAGATAATTGCTCTGCCCGACGCGCCGGCGGTGGCGCGTCGCGCAGCTGAGATGATCGTGCACGACGCGAGCGAGGCGATTGCGGCGCGCGAGCAGTTCCTTTTCGTCCTCGCCGGTGGCACGGCGCCACGGCCCACGTACGAGCAACTGGCGAAGCCTGAGTGCAGTTCGCGCGTTGACTGGAAGCGCACGCATGTTTTCTGGGGCGATGAGCGGTACGTCCCGCCGACCGACCCACAGAGCAACTTCCGCATGTGCAACGAGACACTTGTGCGGCATGTGCCTCTATCGGAGAGCAATGTTCATCGCGTGCCGACCGAAGTGTCGCCGGCTGACGCGGCTGCGAGCGCGTACGAACAGGAAGTCCGGCGAGTGACCGGCACAGCAGAGCGAGAGTGGCCGCGCTTCGACGTGGTTCTGCTCGGGCTAGGCACGAATGGGCACACCGCGTCGCTTTTTCCGCATTCGCCGGTGCTGCGGGAGAGGTCGCGTTTGGTGGCAGCCGACTTTGTGGCCGAGGTGAACGCGTGGCGCATTACCATGACCGTGCCGGTGCTGAACCAGGCACACAACACGATCTTGATCGCGACCGGAAAAGAGAAGGCGGAAGTCGTACGCGATGTGATCACCGGTGCGCGTGAGCCGGAACGCCTGCCCGCACAGTTCATTCACCCTGTTGCCGGCACACTCACCTGGCTGCTCGACAAGGCTTCCGCGGCTCTCCTGCCGGCGGGCGTTGTGAAGACTGCAGCCGAGTAACGTCAAGGGCCCGAGTACACGGCGGGC
The sequence above is a segment of the Terriglobales bacterium genome. Coding sequences within it:
- a CDS encoding 2-dehydro-3-deoxygalactonokinase, with protein sequence MGAANTRAWLLEGERVLARAARPVGVRDSARAGSPEALRQGLRELIAELRGSAVDNEPQVVAAAGMITSPQGLCEVPHVPSPAGVEELAAAARWTELKDVTELPALLATGIRSGPPRMAAMRIGTADVMRGEETLCVGLAALGLVKSPGVVLSLGSHWKAIQINAGGQIEGSVTSLAGELLHTAQTHTVLASSLPPERPATLAVPWLDAGMREQRRSGHARVLFGVRLLDLAGQGTPDERYAYAAGAFIASEMDALMSLGVLAKNVPVAIVGSDAIAGGWLHALTAAGVPGGIVSPADSERGFLAGLSRIMLRAIELRSAANPSSPAGGHGDGCSRRPVT
- a CDS encoding putative sulfate exporter family transporter is translated as MPVTLRTQRSVVQIHARNHFEAVPARGTAFLLVGPPNLVGRVATCSTDCVSGELMPWLRDRNTRHVLWYAHVKVLRRIIFFAGIAAAASGFVSPPIALALGLVFGLTIQHPLARQARVGSRWLLQASVVALGFGMDLHEVIQAGRSGFFYTALTITASLLLGMGLGRLAGVGGTASFLISTGTAICGGSAIAAVGPIANATDEEMAVSLGTVFVLNSVALLSFPAIGWALHLSQPQFGLWSALAIHDTSSVVGAAARYGAVALAVGTTVKLARALWIVPLALATAAVKKSHTRIQWPWFILLFCLAAVVNTYVPRFAPAYAVLNHAGRIGLTVTLFLIGSGLSRQTLREVGVRPLAQGVALWAVVAVGSLLLIRAGWIAL
- the pcaF gene encoding 3-oxoadipyl-CoA thiolase — encoded protein: MSEAFICDAVRTPFGRYGGALAAIRADDLAALPLRALVERNPPVDWAALDDVIYGCANQAGEDNRNVARMALLLAGIPPVAPGSTVNRLCGSSLDALAIAARAIKAGEADLIVAGGVESMSRAPFVMGKAESAFSRNAQVYDTTIGWRFVNPLMKSRYGVDSMPETGENVAEQFSVSRADQDAFALRSQQRWARAHASCFFKNEVIPVTIAGKGGEPKSFDTDEHPRPGTTLEALAKLKPVVKPGGTVTAGNASGVNDGAAALLVASEAAAARHGLRPRARIIAAAAAGIEPRIMGFAPVPATRKVLAKAGLKLSQMDVIELNEAFAAQALAVTRDLGLPDDAEHVNPNGGAIAIGHPLGASGARLATTAVNQLHASAGKYALCTMCIGVGQGIAVVLERV
- the gndA gene encoding NADP-dependent phosphogluconate dehydrogenase, producing MPVTGSAPAVAQFGVIGLGVMGQNLALNIEDHGISVAVWNLRPEAVDHFLAENAGRRLVGSKGLSEFVRSLQRPRRILMMITAGNPVDEMLARLSPLLEPGDIVIDGGNSFFKDTQRREAEMRARNLNFFGMGVSGGAEGARHGPSLMPGGAKEAYEHMRPTLEAIAARSDSGPCVTWVGPDGAGHFVKMVHNGIEYGDMQLIAEAYDILRKALRLGAAELAEIFETWNRGPLESYLIDITAQIFTVADPETGKPLVDVVLDAAEQKGTGKWTAQVALDLVVPVPTTAAAIDARGLSSLKNERVVAAEKYPRDAVAYKGDKRGLIEAVHDALYAAKICSYAQGMGLIRAGSNEYSWNISLREMARIWKAGCIIRARLLDAIMKGFERTPDLPNLLLDSEFQRAVTAAMPKWRRAVCVAAELCIPVPAMSASLAYLDSYTSAQLPQNLTQAQRDFFGAHTYHRADRPTAPAAHTDWSALARTPGKAAK
- a CDS encoding outer membrane beta-barrel protein, with the protein product MRKEFLKTVRRILCLGGVTLAMALVAAAQDAPKAEVFGGYSFSHFKFSQPVNQGGDFTFNANGGVGEAAFYPTKHFGLVGEFGGHKISTIKFENGEASVSGTAITYLFGPRVRYVAKGVTPFAQILFGGTHVGDITSKDVNLCGGPGGCTVNNDSSHNAFTMTAEGGIDINVGKHFAFRSQGGYMLTRFEQDQKKRKNQNDARFLVGIVLH
- a CDS encoding MBL fold metallo-hydrolase; this encodes MRPLIARVLGVVFYCGLALCSAAAARKPLEIYFVDVEGGQATLIVAPSGESLLIDTGWPGFNGRDADRIVSVANSAGLKQIDYVLITHYHRDHVGGAPQLAERIRVGTFLDHGPNREDQGETPARFADYEKLLTGANRRVMKPGDKLKLKDATLTVLTADGEHIGKALHGAGQPNPLCAFEKDWPVDSTENARSLGTLLTYGKFRFIDLGDLTKKKEVELACPDNLVGTVDVYLTTHHGLDQSNARALVHALRPRVAIMNNGARKGGIPEAWQTVHDSPGLEDMWQLHYAVQSDAAHNVAADHIANSEESCQGAYLKLSAQPDGSFTVFNPRNQASKTYAAR
- a CDS encoding amylo-alpha-1,6-glucosidase, which gives rise to MIEFGENITADPDAAASREWLETNGLGGFACSTIIGMNTRRYHALLTAATHPPVGRMVLLSKIEETLIVGDERLELGTNQYPGAAHPQGYRFLKRFRLDPFPVFTYRAGGVELEKSVFMAQGENTVVVEYRLLSKPKRKVDVSLELRPLIAFRDYHSLTHENAALNRDVREDAAGMCSVEPYNGLPRLYFGHDADALTRSGDWYRNFQYAIERERGLDCAEDLFQPFVLTYNLGSRKSVVVIASTEPRAASTSTQLRKKETARRRALSASSPVKDELVEQLLIAADQYIVARGEHRSIIAGYPWFADWGRDTMISLPGIALATGRFDVARDILLEFARHVDQGMLPNRFPDAGEAPEYNTVDATLWFIEAARAYVAYTGDAEFVRKNLYEVFSDIIAWHVRGTRYGIKVDPSGLLAAGEPGVQLTWMDAKVGDWVVTPRYGKPVEIQALWYNALRTLEEFAARFGDQAGQRRYANMATVAQWSFNRLFWNEKKNCLYDVVNGGPPDASVRPNQIFAVSLHHTMLQPDRARRVVEVVERDLLTPLGLRSLSPEDPKYIGRYEGDARARDGAYHQGTVWPWLMGPFVSAYVKAHGRSAAAVARAGDLLQPFREHLRAAGLGQVSEIADADPPHTPRGCFAQAWSVAELLRAAVEDVYAKTTSPAKAAASTATASPAPASAARR